GAGCGGCTCGCTCCGGCCGACTGCGCGAACAGCTCGGCATACATGCGATGTATGCGCGCGCGGGGCAACACGGCGGGGTTGATCGTCACGACCCAGTTCTTCTTTACCTGGCGCACGATCACGTCGGGCACCACATAGTTGTCTTCCGCCGCGCCATAGTTCGCGCCTGGCTTGGGGTCGAGCTTGCGTACAAGAGCACACGCAATGCGCAGTTCTTCCGCGCTGCAGCCAATTTTCTTCTGCAACTCGGCTTGCTCGCGGCGCGCGAGCCGCTCGAGGTGATGCGTGACAATGGCAAGTGCGACTTCGCGTCCCGGCGTTTCCGGCTCAAGCGCGTCGAGTTGCAGCGACAAACATTCGGACAAGTTACGCGCGCCCAGACCAGGTTTGTCGAGCGATTGCACGAGTTTCAAAGCGATATTCAGCTCACCCTCCGACAACGGCGGCTCTATATCCACAAGCTCCGACAGCTCCTGCAGATCCTGACGCAGATACCCGTCATCATCGAGTGCTTCGATGATGAGCTGCGCCACTGCGCGGTCACGATCGTTGATGGGATAGAGCCGCAGCGTGTCGTGCAGGGTTTCATGCAGCGAGGGTTCTATGCGGACCCAGTCGGCCGGGTCGGAGCCTTCGCCATCGCCGTTATTACGCGTCGATGTCCGGCCGAACGGATCGGATGAAAACTCGTTCATCGAATCTTCATGCGACTGAGAGTCGTTGCTGTCCGATGTGTCGGCGTTGCTCTCGGCGCTCATGGGGGCATCGACGGGCGTGTTGTGATCGGTGGCCGCAGGCGTGTCACCCATGGAGTTGCCGTTGTCGGTCGACAGCGCATTGTCTTCTGCTTGCGTCTCGTCGTACTCGAGGAACGGGTTCGTATCGAGCGCGTTGCGCAATTCCTGTTGAAACTCGAGCGACGAAAGTTGCAGCAGACGAACCGATTGCTGAAGGCGCGGTGTGAGCGCAAGACTTTGCTTGGTGCGTAGTTCGAGGGAAGGCGGCATTGCGTGTTGTTCCTCAATGTTTGGACTTTCGTGGGTCCTTAAGAGCAACAGTCGTGCCATGCGCATTGCAGAGCGCGTTAGCGCTAGGTTTTAATGCGATTTTCATTCGCTGGGGGCATACCCGGGCGTTCGATCGGCCGGCAAATGCGCGCACTTTTTACACGCGCACGGGCAAAAGCACTGCGGATGCGAAGAGGCGCCTCAGGTCTCGCGTCGCAGGTAAACATCGCATGGACAAAACAGCGGACAAGCGGTGCGGCGCATGGTTTCAACGAGAGATCAACGTTACAAGTGCGATTGTCGCGGACGGGTCCGGCACGTTCTTTGCGAATGAGCTGGTACTACTCGCGGGGTCTTGGCGCCGCGGGTATGAAAAGGGGTATGAAAGCGAGCAGGGCTTTGCAGCAAAGATGCTGCGGCCGTACGAGGCGGCCTACGCTCAAATAACACAGCGGCAACGCCGCAGTTTTTTTAAACCAACTAGAAGGAGAGTTACGATGAAATCGACCCAATTCCTGAAGGCAGCCGGCGGTATCGCGTGTGTCGTGTTTGCGCTTAACGTCAGCGCACAAACCGCTACGACGTCGACAGGCGCCTCCACGTCGATTGGTACAAAGGTCGATGACTCGGCAATTACGACCAAGGTCAAGGCGGAATTGCTGGGTGCAAAGAACGTGAAGTCCATGCATATCCACGTGAAGACGCGTGCTGGCGTTGTGTCGCTGACGGGTACGGTGCCCTCGGCTGAAGACAAGAGCGGCGCGGAAGATGTGGTGTCGAAGGTGGACGGCGTGGCGTCAGTGCGCAACCACCTGAAGATTGTAGAGTAAGAGCGGGTAAGCGTTGTAGCAAAACGGGCGGCGTGCTCGCTGCTCGTTTTGTTTTTATCTGGCTGGTAGTTGTGCGGTCGTATGAAGTAATTAATAAGAAGTCCGAATAAGAAGTCCGAATATATTTAATCTGGATGTATCCCATCACTCATAACGGAGCTGGTCTTCGCCCAATCGCGATGAACCAGTTCCTCAGGGAAAGGAGATTTTCATGAACCACACGAAAAAATTTGCTTTGCTCGGCGCGCTGGCTCTTACGCTCTCAGGACCGGTATTGGCGCAATCCGCCGGAGGCTCGTCAGGCGGACCGACGGCCGGCGCAGGCGCGAGCGAAGTAGGTGGGCACGCTGCTGCTACCGCAGCACCCACGGAAGGCGGCATGGCAGCTTCCGGGAGCATGGGCATGAGCAAGAAGGGTACGCACGCGACCACTATGCACAAGCAAAACAAGGCAATGCATGCCCGGGGCGCGTCGGCTGCGGCGGCGGCATCGGCGATGGGCACCAACGACAAGGGTTCACCGCAGTAAAACGTCGCAGTAAAACGCGTTACCTATTTGCGAGTAGATGTGACAAGAACCCGCCGGCTGCGGCAGCCGGCGGGTTTTTTCTGGTTTCTGTCGATGCTTTCATAGCCGCGAAAATCAATATGGATAACGAATCGTTTTGGAATTCATAGGCGCGAATGTAAAAAAAGCCGGCGAGCCTTTCGGCGTGCCGGCTTGATTTTGGCATACGACCAGTGATTACGGTTTGGCAGCCGCGTATTGGTCGCGCAGATCGCGAATGCGGTCGTGATTTTCGATTACGCCCTGGTATTGGCGCTCTACCACGGCACGCACATCTGCCGGCAATTCCTTGTCTAGCGCGTTACGATAGTTTTTCTTCGCAACGTCTTCGCCGCGCTCGCATTCTTCGAGGATCGCGTGATCGCTACGATGAGTCACGGCCGACTTGATATCCACCCAGCCGCGGTGTATCGCTCCACCCACCGTGCCGCCGGTTTCCGGCTTTCCACCCAGCCGCTGGACGACGTCCTGCAACTCGTGCGCACCGCGTGCACAGTCCTCGGCACGGCCTGTAAACAGTTGCTTCAGGGTCGCGTCCTTGGTGTCTTCAGCGGCCTTCCGGAAGCCCTTCTCGCCGTCCTTCGACGTTTCAACCAGATCGTTCAGTACCGATACGATATTAGTGCTCATATGAACCTCCTTTGAGTAATCGAAGATGGCCCGCGGTCCTCTGCTTCCCCGGATCGCGGTCCAAGGGATAGACGCAACGGCTGTGCCCGATACTCGCGGTTCGATGCCGGGATGCGGGTAGTTTTGGGTTAGCGGCCGGTCATCAATATTCCCAACCGCCCCTTAGAAACAGAGCCAATGCGTGGCACGCGCTTTGCTCTAAGAGTTTTGCTCTAAGAATTGCCAAAAATCGAATGTCGGAGAAGCAATGGCCATTAGTACCCGCGAGTTTCTTGTGTTCGTTGCAATCGTCACATCCGCGATCGTGCTGGAAGTACGCCAGCATGGTACCGATGAAAATCTCGCGGCCGTGCATACGCAATCGACCCACGAAGGGCTGTGCAACCCAGAGGCGTCAGCATTGAAGAACGGCCCCCCGCACCCGAGTTGCGAACCGGCGAACGACGTGCAAAGCACCGGTGCCCAGCCGAGAGCGCGGGTTCAATTGTGGGTGTAAGGGTGGATGCAATTCGCGGCGTTCCGCAGCACATACAGAGTAAATCAGGTCGCTTGAGAAGCGACCTGATTTACCCTAAGCGCTAGAAATTCCCGATCTTACGCACGCGGTGCCGCGAATTCACGAACGGGCTCAGGTGGCTTGACCGGATCGAAGTCGGCCCAGCGGCCATTGCGCCATTGGCCCGATGCACGCTCGACCTCAATACCGCCTGCATCGCGAAGAATGGCGGCTACTTGCGCCTGCAATTCCGGGCCAACATGAACCGCGACCACAACGCCGGAATGCCTCGCGTCGAGGGCGTTAGCCGAGCCATGATTTTCGGAGCTGATTGAATCCGCGGCCGGGCGTTTGCCGGACTTTGCATGCGACATGGCGCCAATCAGCGACCCGACATAGGCGCCTGCTCCGGCAGCAAGAACGGCGGCCAGCCAAGGCGCCTTGGTCAATACGAAGATGCCCGCTCCGACAATAGCGCCGATCACCGCACCGATCGTGGCACCTTTGCCCGCTCCCTTGCCAGCCTCCTTCGCACCGGCGTCCGCGTAGTGGTCGCCGCCCGTCTCGAGCCGTGCGTGCTGTCCGCTCGGCGCAACGTAGAAGAGCGTGACATCTTCTTCGAGAAATCCGTTCGAAAAAAGACGTTGGGCTGCGGCTTCGGCTTTAGGAAAGGTTTGAAACCGTCCTGCAATGATCAGAGACATGAGGACCTCCGGGAAGCGTTTTATTTCAATGAACCGCGTCAATGAAACGATGACGGATGGAACACGCCGGTCATTCCGGCTCCATGCCCGCCACGCGGAACAGTCCGCTACGTAATACAACGCTCTCTCCGCCATTGCTGTCAAGCGCTTCGGCGCACACGGAGCGGATCCTCGCGCGCCCTCGCTCGAACGCCGGGAGCAGGTCGTCCTCCCGGATGGACGCAGCACCGAAATGATCCTCGAGCGCTTCGGCAGAAATGGAACACACCACCGGTTGGCCATCGATCAGCGCGACGAAGTGAAGCGCGAGATCGTCGCCGTCGTAGGTGGGCGTAGCGTCGGAAAACTGGATATGCATGGTCGAGTCCTCATAGGCTGGCCGAGGTTGCGGAAAGGTTGAGGCGAGCGAAGCGGAGGCGGCCGTCATGATGTCACGCCCTTCAGTTTGGCGAGTTCCTGCCCCATTGCATAGTGATGCTTGATAATGGGCAGCGCGCGGGCGGCAACGTTCTTAAGCTGAGTGTTGCCGCCGTTCTTGCTCTCGGTGCTAAAGACGGCGACTGCTTTGCGATGCCCGTCCACAGCCACTTGTGCGATGTAAGCCCTGTCGAAATCCGCGCCATGCAATGACTCCAGGCTTCCCGTTACCGACGCATCCGCGCTTGGCGCCGCCGTGATGCCTTGCCGCTTCGCAACAATATCGAGGTTGCGCGCAAGCCGCGTGTGATCCGCGATCATCCGTTGCGCGAAGCTCTTGACCTGCACATCCGACGAATTCGTCAATGCCAGCTTGCTGGCCGCAATTTCGGTTGCGCCCGCAGTGCCTGCGTCCTGCACGAATTGCTGATCCGCCGGCGACAATTTGGATTGGGAAGGGGCGGCGGCTGTCAACGGCGCGTCCGAGCCCGAATTTGCAGGCGCCATCGTATTGGCGTTTTGCGCGCTTGCGTTCATCGAAGCAAAACTTGCACTGAGTAAGAGCGCAGCGATCGCGCCTGCGCTGCGCCGCGACAATCGTAGCGTCCTCCCTGGATGCAAAGCGTTCAAGCCCAGGCAAGTATTCGTCGGCATCGATTTTTTCATTCGGTTCTCCGTGGCCTATCGGCAGCAATCCGGAACATTCGGGAGCAATCTGGAATCCGGCACTCAAGCCCCTTTCTTTCGCTCGCTGAGCGCTTCAATGATGGCTTTGCTGAACGCAGGGAGATCGTCGGGCTTGCGGCTCGTGATGAGATTTCGATCGCGGTGCACCTCTTCATCGACCCATGTACCTCCGGCGTTGCGGATATCGTCCTGCAGCGTCGGCCAGCTCGTCAGCGTGCGGCCAGACACAATGCCGGCTGAGATTGGCAGCCAGCCGCCGTGGCAGATCACGGCGATGGGTTTGCCGTCCTTATCGAACTGCTTCACGATGTTTTGCGCGTTCACATCGACGCGGATGGCATCGCCGTTGACCACTCCGCCCGGCAATACGACTGCGTCGTAATCGGATGCGCGCGTCTGGTCGAAGGTGGCGTCGACGTTGACCCTGTCGCCCTTGTCGGTGTGCACGAAACCCTGGATCTGTCCCGGCTTTTGCGAGATCACATGGACTTGGGCGCCGGCTGCCGTCAGCGCCTTTTGCGGTTCGACTAGTTCGGCTTGTTCAAATCCATCAACAGCGAGAATCGCGACCTTGTAACCATTGAGGGAATCAGCCATGAAATAAGCTCCTTGGTGCATTGAACGAACCGGCTCTGGTGTACGGAGCCACGTTTGTTCAATTCAGCAAAGGGTGTGCCTACAAGACTGTAATGCGAGGCTATACGACAGGACCGGATGGGCTGGCGGATCGGCTAATGTCAGGCGGTCGCGGGCGTCTTGCTGCGCGAAATGCGCATCAGGCTGACCATGGTCGCTGCGGCTCCAAAGCCCGCCGCGACGACCAGCGTAATGGTCGTGCCGTGCTGCGGCGCAATGCCGAAGATTAGTGCGACGAGCGCCGCACCGAGCGTTTGTCCGGAGAGTCGCGCGGTGCCGAGCATGCCGCTTGCGCCACCACTGCGATGACGCGGCGCCGACGACAGCATCTGGCGATTGTTGGGCGACTGGAACAGACCGAAGCCCAGGCCGCACAGCGCCATGCGCCACGCAATATCGAAGGGCGCGGGATGCGCTCCAGTCGTCGCGAGCAGGAGCAGGCCGAGCGTCATGATCGCCAGCCCGATGCCGCCGAGCGCCCCCGCTGAATATCGGTCGGAGAGCATGCCGGCGAGTGGCGCGATGAATACGATCACCAGCGGCCACGGCGTCATCAGGAATCCAGTCTGTACCTGGCTCATGCCAAAGGTGTTCTGCAGCAGGAACGGCAGCGAGACGAAGGTCAGCATCTGCGCGGTGAACGAGCAGAAGGACGTGACAATGGAGAGCGCGAACACCGGGATTCGCAGCAGATCGATAGGCAAAAGCGGCGCGGTTTGCGTCAGTTGCCGTCGCACGAAAAAGTATCCGATCAAGCCGGCACCGAGAAACTCGGCGAGCACGTACAGAAGATGTTCGCCGTGGCCGAGCCCATCGACGGCGGTAATCGCGAGGCCGAACACCGCCGCGTTCATCAGCGCGCTGAGGTAGTCGTAGGGTTGCCGGTGTCCCGGCGTGCGCGGCAACGCTTTCCAGCCGACGGCGTACGCGGCGATGCCAATCGGCACGTTGATCGCAAAGAGCCACGGCCAGGGTGCAATCGAGAGAACGCCGGAAGCAACCGTAGGTCCGATAACCGACGAGATCGCCACCACGGAGGCGTTGATGCTGACGCCGCGGCCCAGATGCTCGTTGGGATAGATCATGCGCACCAGGGCCGTGTTGACGCTCATGATGCCCGCTGCGCCGAACCCTTGTATCACCCGTGCAATGGCGAGCGACGTCAGCGATCCGGAAAGCGCGCAGCCGAACGACGCGATGGTGAACAGCGCGAGTCCCGACATGTACACCCGCCGGTAGCCGATCCGGTCGCCGAGCGAGGCGAGCGGCAGCAGCGAGACCGTGATGGCAAGCTGATACGCGTTGACCACCCAGATCGAGTCGGCGGGACTGGCGTTCAGGTTGCGGGCGATGGTGGGAAGTGCGACGTTGGCGATGGCGCCGTCGAGTACTGCGAGCGTAATGCCGAGCGCCACGACCAGGATGGCCCAATAGCGCTGGGGAATAGGAAGGCCTTGTTCTGCGTCCATCGGTCGGGGAAAGGAGGGGAGCGGGAGGGGAGCGGCGAAGTGTAAGGCTCGCGCCTTTCAGACGGTTTACTTCAAGACGCTCAAGGCCGCGCGACGACGTGCAAGCCGACGCGCGCGACCCAGGTCCGGCGCTTATTTCACCTGCTTACTTCAACTGATACAGCCCCGTATAGGTAGCCGAATCGATTTCATTCAGATGCACCATGAAACGGGCGACTGCGTTGGTCGCCGAGACATCGAGCGACAGGTGATCCGCCTTCAGCGCGTGAATCCGGAAAATGTACCGGTGAGGTTTGTCGCCGCGCGGTGGCGCTGCGCCGCCGAAACCAACCGTGCCGTAGTCATTGCGCATTTGTAGCGCGCCGGCAGGCAGCAGGCTGCCGTCGGCCTTGCCGGCATTCTGCGGCAGCGAGCGGGTATCGACCGGAATGTTCACCACGATCCAGTGCCAGAAGCCGCTGCCAGTGGGCGCGTCGGGGTCGTAGACGGTGAGCGCGAGGCTCTTGGCTTCGGACGGCACGCCGTCCCATTGCAGCGCGGGCGAGATGTTTTCGCCGTCAACGCCGAATGCTTGCTGATCGAACTCATGATGCTTAGAAAGATGTCCGTTGGCCGCGAATTCATCGGACCAGATGCGAAAGTCAGCCATGGGAACGTGTCTCCTTTGACGGGGTTTAAAGAGGTTTGATATCCCGGCGCCTGGCCGGCGTTCAGCCATTCGCCCGGGCGTGTGGAGGCCGCAACGCGTGCGGCCGCTCAACGCCTTCGTGCAGCAACCGTACCTGAAGTCCCTCATTGTTGCTCAAGGCCGCGGCGTGTGCGTCCCTTTGGTTTATTTCCTTCCAGCTTTCTTCCGCCACGTCTGCGCATAAAATGGCGGAACCGGACCATATCAAGCTCGATCATCGGAAAAGGATGGACATGCCGAACAACCAGGGGCGCGTTTTGCAGAGTGTGGCGACGGCATCGACGGCTGCATCGACGGCTGGATTGAACCCGCTAACGGACGATGCCGATATGTTCGACCTCGCGCCCGTTTCGCTGTGGCTCGAAGACTTTAGCGCCGTGCGCGAGGTGTTCGAAGGCTGGCGCGCGCAGGGCATTGTCGACCTGCGCACTTTTCTGCTTGAGGACCTGATGCGGATTGCCGAATGCTCGTCGCGCATCCGGCTGATCAAGGTCAACCGGCGCACGCTGACGCTGTTCGGCGCGAAGGATATCGACCATCTTGTGCTTAACCTGGGCGCCGTTTTCCGCGACGACATGCTGCTCACCCACGCAGACGAACTCGAACAGCTATGGTCCGGCAAATCGACGTTCGTGAGCAAGACCGTGAACTACTCACTCGACGGCAAGCGGCTCGACGTATTGCTGAAAGCCGTGATCCTGCCCGGCCATGAAGCCACCTGGGACCGCGTGCTGGTGACCGTGGAAGACATTACGGAGCTGGAAGATGTGCGCCGCAAGGCCGCGCTGAGCGAGCTTTATGCGCGCGGCCTGTTCGAGCATTCGCCCGTTTCGTTGTGGGTCGAAAACTTCAGCTCAGTGAAGGCGCTGCTGGACGATATACGTGAACGCGGAATTGTCGACTTCCGGACGTTCACGAATGTTCATCCGGAATTCATCGAGCGCTGCATGCAGGAAATTCACGTGCTCGACGTGAATCAGCACACGCTGACCATGTTCGGCGCACAGGACAAAGCCGCCTTGCTCTCGCGTCTGGGCGATGTTTTTCGTGACGAGATGGTGAGCCATTTCCAGGAACAGCTTATCGATCTATGGGAGAACCGCCTGTTCCATCAGCGCGAGGTCGTCAACTATTCGCTGGAAGGGCAGCAGTTGCATGTGCATCTGCAATTCTCGGTGTTTCCCGGCCACGAAGCCGACTGGGATCTCGTTCTCGTCGCGCTCACCGACATCACCGCGCGCAAGAAAGCGGAGGCGTACCTGGAGTTTCTCGGCAAGCACGACGCGCTGACGAAACTCAAGAACCGCTCGTTTTACATCGATGAAATGAATCGGCTGGAGCGCAAAGGCCCGTTCCCGGTGACAGCCGTGGCGGTCGACGTGAACGGTCTTAAGGCCGTCAACGATCAACTCGGCCACGCTGCCGGCGACGCGTTACTGCGCCGCGCGGGCGAAGTGCTCGGCAAGGCAGTGGAAAAGCCGAGCCACGCTGCGCGCATTGGCGGCGACGAGTTCGTGCTGCTCCTGCCCGGCGTGGATGAACGCGGCGGCGCCGCGGTGATCGACAGCATCCGGCAACTGCTCGAGGTCAACAACCAGTTCTATTCAGGCATGCCCCTGAGTTTTGCGATGGGCGCGGCCACCGCGCAGGACGGCGAGCGGCTGGAAGTCATGCTGCAACGTGCCGACGCCTCCATGTACGCCGAAAAGCGTGCGCATTACGGCACGCCCGGCTAAGCGCTGATCAACTTCATCACTTCGTCACTTCGTCGATACCTTGGGTCAGCGCCGGGCAAGCCTCGCCGGTCTCCTTTGCGTACTCGGTGGGGTTATTGATTTTCATCGCCGCGAAGCGATCGACCGTGGCCTGCGCTTCCTTGTAGCCAAGATTCCACTCGCCGTCGAAATCGGGCGCGGCAGGGAAGCTCTTGCGCGTCATCACCTTGAACCGGTCGATCTTCAGGCGGTCGATGTGGCAGATGTCGGCGGCTCCCCGTGCGATGTTGGCGCTCGTGCGCACGCCTTCGGCCGCGAGACTTTGCGGTGACGGCGGTTGCACGGCGGGATGGCCAGGCGGCAGTGTCTGATCGGGAAACGGCTGCTGGGCGGCCGCGTTTTGTGCGCTGGCGTTCAGTGGCAAGACGCACGCGCCACCTGCAATGACGCATGCAATCAGCGTTGGCTTCACCATGGAGTTGAAGGCCGACGCAACGCGGGCCAGGGCTTGCTTGTGAGTCATTCGATTCCTTGTGGGGCGCGCAACAGGAGTCTGCAAAAATCTTGCGGAAGTATAGCGAAACCCCGGCGAAACCCAGGCGAAACCCCGCCGGGACCCCTTGATACAAGGGTTTTTGTGACGAATCCCCTTGCGATTTACGCCCGAAAGCCCATGCTAAATCTTTTCACCCTAGGGCGCTCTGCACAACAAACGATGAAAAAGGCAAGCAAGGTTGCAGCGCCGGTTCGGTCGCTTCGTTCGGTTGGGGCATCAGGCATCAAACGAAAGTACGACCCGGAACAAACCAAACGAAACATTATCGACATCGCCACCGAGGAGTTCGCGGCGATGGGTTTAAGCGGCGCGCGGGTCGACGCCATCGCGCAGCGCACGAATACAACGAAGCGCATGTTGTATTACTACTTCGGCAGCAAGGAAGGGTTGTACGAAGCGGTCATCGAGGAGGCTTACGGCAAGATCCGCGCGCTTGAGCAGTCGTTGCATCTCGATACCATGGACCCGCGTGAAGGCTTGCGCGAACTCGTCGAGTTCACGTTCGACTTCCACGACAAACACCGCGATTTCGTCCGCCTCGTGACGATCGAGAACATTCACGGCGCGAAACATGTGAGCCAGTTGAAGGCGTTCAGGGCGCGCAACGCCAGCGTGGTGAAGACGATGGCCGACCTGATCGCGCGCGGCGTCGCGGCGCGGCAATTTCGTGGCGACGTCGACCCTGTCGACCTGCATCTGTTCATCAGTTCGCTGTGTTTTCATCGCGTCGCGAACCGCCATACGTTCACTGTCGCTTTCGGGCGCGATCCATCCGGCGCGAGATCGCGGGCCCGGCATCGCGAGATGATTGTCGACGCCGTCATGCGGTTCATGCAACGCTCAAGTTGAGCGCCGGTGGTTCGGCGCCCCGTATCGATTTGTCGACTCGTTGATCCATGGGCCCATTGAGCCGGCCGTCGAAGCGGAAAAATTTTGACCGCGCTGTTCGAGCGGATTAAATCCGCGTCCGCGCCCCGATTCCGGGCGCTTGACCTATGCTTGAATCATGGCAGTCGACCGGAATGGAGGGCGCCATGGAGGGTTTAGTGAATATCCTCGTTGGTCTCGCGGCGCTTGCCGCGCTCGCGATTGCGGTGCTGGCGCACGAATGGCGCGACGAATTCCGCGATCGCATGCTGCGCCGCCGTAGCCATGCAAGCTACGGCACGTTACGCGACTGGTGGCTTCGGCACCGGCACTGAGCGTCTGCGCGAGCTCCGGGCGACTTCTTTACGAGCGGTCTTTCCCGAGCGGATAGGCCTGGGCCAGTTGCGGGACCATGCGCGACATGGGCGGAATCAGCGACGTTGGGTCGGGGGTGAGTTCGGGCGCGGTGTGGAGCGTCCGGCTGCCGGCTTCGTAGGCGTCAATCTGCAGATACAGCCGATGAACCGTCTGGATCTGCGTGTGAGACAGATGCGAGCTTCGCGCGACCAGCGCAAGCCGTTCGCGCCAGTAGGTGGGCGGCATGATGGGGCACAACGCGTCGTCGATCAGTGAACGGCGCAGCACCAGTTCGAGGTGCGTCAGTTCCTGGTCTGCCAACAGCGCGGAGGGCGCACCTTGGAGTTTCATGTCTATGAGCGAGTCCATGAATGTCTAACGGCAGCGGTGAAAAAAACTTCAGCGAATTTCAGGTCGGTACAAACCCTTAGTCAACACAAACCCTCAATAAGCGGTTCACTGGATGGGTCTCGCCACCGCCCGGTCCAGGTCGGTGCGCGCCCGGTTCACCTTGCGCTGCCAGGCCGCTATGTTCAGCTGATCCGTGCCCTTTTTCTGGGCGCGCGCCAACTCCGCTTCCCAGTCACGCAAACGATTCTTGGCTTCGGCCACGGCACTCTCGTGGCGTCTCAATGCGTCTGCGCGTTTTTGCGCGATCGCGTCGGGCGTGCATTCGGCGTTGGTCTTGTCGAGTTCGGCTTGCAAGGCGTCGAGTTGCGCCGAGTTGTCCTGGTTCAGCGCGGTAGCCATCTGCCTTTCGAGGGTCTGGCGATGGGCATCGCAGGCATCGGTTTCCTGTGAGGCGTGAGCGGTCGACAAACACAGGCTTAAGGCGACGGCGGCAAGCAATTTCATAGCGGAATCCGTGGCAGACGAGATTGAGCAGGGGCAAACGGTATCTAAAACGGTATTTAACCCAGTACGAGATATCTTCTCGTTCGATCGGGACGGGGCGGGTATTGAGGGTATTGAATTACGCTTGCTTATCCGTTCGTCCCGACAAAGGTCGGCGTATTTTAACGAGTTTGTGGGGACCGATGGGGCCAATACGAGGCCATGCGTCCTCCCAGTAACGCTTGGGCAGCATGCGCACGCGGAACGCGTCTTGCGCGAACCTGCCGGTACTGGTCAAACGTTCACATTTTTGCGAGGAATACGCCGATGCGTTTCGATTACAAGGGTTTTCACATCGAC
This window of the Caballeronia sp. SBC1 genome carries:
- a CDS encoding RNA polymerase factor sigma-54, which codes for MPPSLELRTKQSLALTPRLQQSVRLLQLSSLEFQQELRNALDTNPFLEYDETQAEDNALSTDNGNSMGDTPAATDHNTPVDAPMSAESNADTSDSNDSQSHEDSMNEFSSDPFGRTSTRNNGDGEGSDPADWVRIEPSLHETLHDTLRLYPINDRDRAVAQLIIEALDDDGYLRQDLQELSELVDIEPPLSEGELNIALKLVQSLDKPGLGARNLSECLSLQLDALEPETPGREVALAIVTHHLERLARREQAELQKKIGCSAEELRIACALVRKLDPKPGANYGAAEDNYVVPDVIVRQVKKNWVVTINPAVLPRARIHRMYAELFAQSAGASRSPLAQQLQEARWLIRNAQQRFTTIQRVAECIVTHQKAFFDYGEIALKPLVLRDVADELELHESTISRATGNKYMSTPRGIFEFKHFFPRELSTESGGTCSAAAVRALLKEMIAKESSSDPLSDVSLAKMLADQGVIVARRTVAKYRHLMKVPPAELRRG
- a CDS encoding BON domain-containing protein, translating into MKSTQFLKAAGGIACVVFALNVSAQTATTSTGASTSIGTKVDDSAITTKVKAELLGAKNVKSMHIHVKTRAGVVSLTGTVPSAEDKSGAEDVVSKVDGVASVRNHLKIVE
- a CDS encoding PA2169 family four-helix-bundle protein, whose amino-acid sequence is MSTNIVSVLNDLVETSKDGEKGFRKAAEDTKDATLKQLFTGRAEDCARGAHELQDVVQRLGGKPETGGTVGGAIHRGWVDIKSAVTHRSDHAILEECERGEDVAKKNYRNALDKELPADVRAVVERQYQGVIENHDRIRDLRDQYAAAKP
- a CDS encoding DUF1488 domain-containing protein; its protein translation is MHIQFSDATPTYDGDDLALHFVALIDGQPVVCSISAEALEDHFGAASIREDDLLPAFERGRARIRSVCAEALDSNGGESVVLRSGLFRVAGMEPE
- a CDS encoding DUF4142 domain-containing protein, giving the protein MKKSMPTNTCLGLNALHPGRTLRLSRRSAGAIAALLLSASFASMNASAQNANTMAPANSGSDAPLTAAAPSQSKLSPADQQFVQDAGTAGATEIAASKLALTNSSDVQVKSFAQRMIADHTRLARNLDIVAKRQGITAAPSADASVTGSLESLHGADFDRAYIAQVAVDGHRKAVAVFSTESKNGGNTQLKNVAARALPIIKHHYAMGQELAKLKGVTS
- a CDS encoding type 1 glutamine amidotransferase domain-containing protein; its protein translation is MADSLNGYKVAILAVDGFEQAELVEPQKALTAAGAQVHVISQKPGQIQGFVHTDKGDRVNVDATFDQTRASDYDAVVLPGGVVNGDAIRVDVNAQNIVKQFDKDGKPIAVICHGGWLPISAGIVSGRTLTSWPTLQDDIRNAGGTWVDEEVHRDRNLITSRKPDDLPAFSKAIIEALSERKKGA
- a CDS encoding MFS transporter, with product MDAEQGLPIPQRYWAILVVALGITLAVLDGAIANVALPTIARNLNASPADSIWVVNAYQLAITVSLLPLASLGDRIGYRRVYMSGLALFTIASFGCALSGSLTSLAIARVIQGFGAAGIMSVNTALVRMIYPNEHLGRGVSINASVVAISSVIGPTVASGVLSIAPWPWLFAINVPIGIAAYAVGWKALPRTPGHRQPYDYLSALMNAAVFGLAITAVDGLGHGEHLLYVLAEFLGAGLIGYFFVRRQLTQTAPLLPIDLLRIPVFALSIVTSFCSFTAQMLTFVSLPFLLQNTFGMSQVQTGFLMTPWPLVIVFIAPLAGMLSDRYSAGALGGIGLAIMTLGLLLLATTGAHPAPFDIAWRMALCGLGFGLFQSPNNRQMLSSAPRHRSGGASGMLGTARLSGQTLGAALVALIFGIAPQHGTTITLVVAAGFGAAATMVSLMRISRSKTPATA
- a CDS encoding YbhB/YbcL family Raf kinase inhibitor-like protein, which produces MADFRIWSDEFAANGHLSKHHEFDQQAFGVDGENISPALQWDGVPSEAKSLALTVYDPDAPTGSGFWHWIVVNIPVDTRSLPQNAGKADGSLLPAGALQMRNDYGTVGFGGAAPPRGDKPHRYIFRIHALKADHLSLDVSATNAVARFMVHLNEIDSATYTGLYQLK
- a CDS encoding sensor domain-containing diguanylate cyclase, with amino-acid sequence MFDLAPVSLWLEDFSAVREVFEGWRAQGIVDLRTFLLEDLMRIAECSSRIRLIKVNRRTLTLFGAKDIDHLVLNLGAVFRDDMLLTHADELEQLWSGKSTFVSKTVNYSLDGKRLDVLLKAVILPGHEATWDRVLVTVEDITELEDVRRKAALSELYARGLFEHSPVSLWVENFSSVKALLDDIRERGIVDFRTFTNVHPEFIERCMQEIHVLDVNQHTLTMFGAQDKAALLSRLGDVFRDEMVSHFQEQLIDLWENRLFHQREVVNYSLEGQQLHVHLQFSVFPGHEADWDLVLVALTDITARKKAEAYLEFLGKHDALTKLKNRSFYIDEMNRLERKGPFPVTAVAVDVNGLKAVNDQLGHAAGDALLRRAGEVLGKAVEKPSHAARIGGDEFVLLLPGVDERGGAAVIDSIRQLLEVNNQFYSGMPLSFAMGAATAQDGERLEVMLQRADASMYAEKRAHYGTPG
- a CDS encoding TetR/AcrR family transcriptional regulator, translated to MKKASKVAAPVRSLRSVGASGIKRKYDPEQTKRNIIDIATEEFAAMGLSGARVDAIAQRTNTTKRMLYYYFGSKEGLYEAVIEEAYGKIRALEQSLHLDTMDPREGLRELVEFTFDFHDKHRDFVRLVTIENIHGAKHVSQLKAFRARNASVVKTMADLIARGVAARQFRGDVDPVDLHLFISSLCFHRVANRHTFTVAFGRDPSGARSRARHREMIVDAVMRFMQRSS